In Mucilaginibacter auburnensis, the genomic stretch CCTGCAGTAAAATAAGGCTGCAATACGCTTCTTTTTTGATTTAAGCTAAGGTTAGCCAAAGTAATGTTCATGCTTAAAGCTCCAGACCATTGTATGGTGCTTTTAAAGCTGCTCACATCCTGCGCGTTTGAACCAGCTGGCAAAATGTTAGCTCTTGAACCTTGTACGGTACCCGCAAGGAAATCTGCCTGGATACCAAAGCCCGGTAGAATTTGCTTTTTGATGTAACCACCGTAGCCCCATGTTTCCTGTGGCGTTAAAAAGTCGCCATTGTTTTGGCTATTAAAAGGGGTAAAGTGTGTTAACATGCCTCCGTGTAAACCGATAGACCATGTACGGAAGTTCTTTTTGTCGAAACGGCTGGTAGTGTCTGAATACGTTTGTGCAAATACTGCTGTTGATGAGCTTAATGCGGCAAGCACCATCAACGATTTTGTAAAATTGAGTTTCATAATAATAGAAAATTTTTATTTCTGAACATATGTTCGTTGCATCGGAGTAGTCAATAAGTAAGCCCCTTTTGGGTTCACTTAAACTTAAACGTGTTAAAACACTGTTTTTCAATATAAAAATTGTTTACCGCTAATAGGTGTTGCCACATTTAATACCTAAATATGGATGTATTCAAATTAGGTCACATAATATATTGCCAAGGTCATATTAATCGATTAGTGTAGTATTTCAACAAATTTGATAAAACGCAGGGATAGATCAGCTTTTTTTAAAAAGTTGTAGTTTAACTTCAACATCATCAGCATGTTAAGTAAGCATTTGGTTTTTTTTATAAAAATGTGCTTTCAAGGCAAAAAAGGCAATAAAAATTCCCTAACATTGCGGCTCGAAACCGCTAATATTTTTTTTAATAAAAAATTTTGAACGGGAGTAAAAATGTGTAAATTTGCAATCCCTTTCGGAGAGGTATTAATCACCACTTCGGATAATAAGGGAAGGTTCTTTAAAATAAAAAATATACCTGTATAAATTGACCGAAAGGTTTTCGTGGTAACTCCCGATAGTTTGCTCAGGCAAAACAAATAAAAGGTAAATAAGCCTCCTTAGCTCAGCTGGTAGAGCAACTGACTTGTAATCAGTAGGTCATTGGTTCGATCCCGATAGGAGGCTCAGTTTGATATCGGATATCGGTTTTCAATTTCGGAGTATAAATCCGGAATCGTAAATCTAAAATCCGAAATCAGCTTTGGGGGGATACCAGAGCGGTCAAATGGGACGGACTGTAAATCCGTTGCTTCGGCTACGAAGGTTCGAATCCTTCTCCCCCCACATGTGAGTAAGCAGTTTGCAGTAGGCAGCTGGCAGTTTAACTGCTACCTGGAAACTGTGAACTGCAAACTTGTTTAAGCGGAAGTAGCTCAGTTGGTAGAGCGATAGCCTTCCAAGCTATAGGTCGCGAGTTCGAACCTCGTCTTCCGCTCAGTTGCAGTTGGCAATGGGCCGTTAGCAGTAGGCAGTTATACTGCTAACTGTAAACTGAATACTGCTGACTGAACAAATAAGCCGACGTAGCTCAGGGGTAGAGCACTTCCTTGGTAAGGAAGAGGTCATGGGTTCAAATCCCATTGTTGGCTCAGCTTATATATTAATAAGTAATAGTTTTAAAATATAAATTAACCTACAAACAAAAATAAATCATGGCAAAAGAAAAGTTTGACCGCAGTAAGCCGCACTTAAACATCGGCACTATCGGTCACGTTGACCACGGCAAAACTACCTTAACTGCAGCTATCACTAAAGTATTAGCTGATGCAGGTTTATCAGAAGCTCGTTCATTTGATTCAATTGACTCTGCTCCTGAAGAAAAAGAACGCGGTATCACTATCAACACTGCACACGTTGAGTATTCAACTGCTAACCGTCACTACGCTCACGTAGACTGTCCAGGTCACGCTGACTACGTTAAAAACATGGTTACCGGTGCTGCTCAGATGGACGGTGCAATCATTGTTGTTGCTGCTACTGATGGTCCGATGCCACAAACTCGTGAGCACATCCTGTTAGCTCGTCAGGTAGGTGTACCTGCACTTGTTGTTTTCATGAACAAAGTTGACATGGTTGATGATCCGGAATTGTTAGAACTTGTTGAGATGGAAGTTCGTGAATTATTATCATTCTACGAATTCCCTGGCGACGATATCCCTGTTATCCAAGGTTCTGCTTTGGGTGGCTTGAACGGCGATCCAAAATGGGTTGGTAAAATTATGGAGCTAATGGATGCTGTAGATAGCTACATCCCAATCCCTCCACGTTTGACAGATCTTCCATTCTTGATGCCTGTTGAAGACGTATTCTCAATTACTGGTCGTGGTACTGTTGCTACAGGTCGTATTGAGCGTGGTGTTATTAACTCAGGTGAGCAAGTTGACATCTTAGGTATGGGTGCTGAGAACTTAAAATCAACCGTAACTGGTGTTGAGATGTTCCGCAAGATCCTTGACCGTGGTGAAGCTGGTGACAACGTAGGTTTATTGTTACGTGGTATTGAGAAAACTGATATCCGTCGTGGTATGGTTATCTGCAAACCAGGTTCAGTAACTCCTCACACTGATTTCAAAGCAGAAGTTTACGTATTATCAAAAGCAGAAGGTGGCCGTCACACTCCATTCTTCAACAAATACCGTCCGCAATTCTATTTCCGTACTACTGACGTAACCGGTGAGATCTCATTGGAGCCAGGAGTAGAAATGGTTATGCCTGGTGATAACGTTACCATCACTGTAAAGTTGATCAACGCTATCGCGATGGAAAAAGGCTTACGTTTCGCTATCCGTGAGGGTGGTAGAACAGTAGGTGCCGGTCAGGTAACTGAAATATTAAATTAAGACCCCCTAAGCCCTGCAAAGGGAATAAGGAATGGGTTAATTTATTCAAAGTACTTAGCTTTAAAAGAGCTAAGTACTTTGTTACATAAAAAACAAAAGTTACCCTTTTGTTCCCCCTTCAAGGGGGTAGGGGGTTAATACACGGGAATAGTTCAACGGTAGAATAGAGGTCTCCAAAACCTTTGATCAGGGTTCGAATCCTTGTTCCCGTGCACATTAGCAAGTAGAATAAATGGCTGGCGTATCAGAATATATTAAAGAGTCGTACATTGAGTTGACCCAGAAAGTTACCTGGCCAACCTGGAAAGAACTTCAAAGCAGCGCTATATTAGTGCTTATTGCAGCGGTTATTATTGCATTGCTGATTTTTGGTATGGACCAGATTATTGGTACCCTGCTTAATAAGTTTTATAGTTCACTTGCTTAATAATATATAATAAGAATGAGTGATCAGTTAAAGTGGTATGTAGTTAGGGCCATTAGTGGTAAAGAAAAAAAGGTAAAGCAATATATTGATGCCGAGATAAACCGTTTAGGTATATCGCACCTTGTACCACAGGTTTTAATTCCAACCGAAAAATATTATCAGATGCGCGATGGCAAGAAGATTGCCAAAGAGCGTAATTACTTCCCGGGATATGTGTTGATGGAAGCTGCTCTGGATGGTGAGTTAGAACACATCATTAAAAATATAAACAGTGTAATTGGCTTTTTGGGTGATAAGGCAGGTAATGCTATCCCTTTACGCCAGGCCGAAGTTAACCGTATTTTAGGTAAGGTTGATGAGATGACCGCACAGGGCGAAACCATGAACGTACCTTACTACGTAGGTGAGAACGTTAAAGTAATGGATGGCCCTTTCAACGGTTTCAGCGGTGTGATAGAAGAGGTGAACGAAGAGAAAAAGAAACTGAAAGTAATGGTAAAGATATTTGGGCGCCGTACGCCGCTTGAATTGAATTACATGCAGGTAGAGAAAGAATAGATTTGAGATATGAGATTTTAGATGTGAGACATCAAAATCAAATAAATCGAATTGAATAATGAAATATATAGATTAAGATATACGGTAAGAGTCTCAAATCTCAAATCTAATATCTCAAATCTAAAAATCTTAAATGTTACATGCTTCCACTTATAACATTGAGTACTACTAATTAAAAAAAGCAAAAGATGGCAAAAGAAGTCGGTGCGATGGTAAAGCTGCAAGTAAAGGGCGGCGCTGCAAACCCATCTCCTCCAATTGGCCCTGCATTGGGTGCAAAAGGTGTGAACATTATGGAGTTTTGCAAGCAGTTCAATGCACGTACCCAGGATCGTCCTGGTAAAGTGTTACCTGTAGTGATTACTGTTTACGTTGACAAGTCATTTGATTTTATCATTAAAACCCCACCGGTAGCTATCCAGTTAATGGAAGCAACAGGTTTAAAAAGCGGGTCGGCAGAACCTAACCGTAAAAAAGTTGCCAGTGTAAACTGGGAGCAGGTTGAGACCATTGCCAAAGATAAAATGACCGATTTGAACGCGTTCACAGTAGAGTCAGCCATGAAAATGGTAGCAGGTACTGCACGCAGCATGGGGATAACCGTTAGCGGTACAGCTCCCTGGAACAACAATTAATTATTAAAATCAGTTAAAGACAGTGGCTAGATTAACAAAAAATCAAAAAGTGGCACTCTCCAAAATTGAGGCTAACAAAGCGTATTCTTTACAGGATGCATCTGCTTTGGTAAAAGAACTTACTTTAACCAAGTTTGATTCGTCAGTTGATATTGATGTACGTTTAGGTGTTGACCCACGTAAAGCCAATCAAATGGTGCGTGGTATAGCAACCTTACCTCATGGAACCGGTAAAACTGTACGTGTACTGGCTTTAGTTACTCCTGACAAGGAACAAGAAGCTAAAGACGCAGGTGCAGATTTTGTAGGTTTGGACGAGTTTATTGCCAAAATTGAAGGCGGATGGACTGATGTAGATATTATCATTACAATGCCAAGTGTTATGGCGAAAGTTGGACGTTTGGGCCGTATTTTAGGTCCGCGTAACTTAATGCCAAACCCTAAATCAGGAACAGTAACTACCGAGGTTGGTAAAGCTGTAACTGATGTAAAAGGCGGTAAGATAGATTTCAAGGTTGATAAAACCGGTATCATTCACACCTCAATAGGTAAATCATCTTTCCCTGCTGAAAAAATTTATGAGAATGCATTAGAAGTATTGCAAACCATCTCAAAATTGAAACCATCAGCAGCTAAAGGAACATATTTCAAGAGCATACACCTCTCTTCAACTATGTCTCCGGGGATAGAAATTGAAACAAAAACAGTAACGGGGATATAAAATCATGACTAAAGAAGAAAAATACGACTTGGTTCTTGCCCTGACTGAAACAATGAAGGAATACGGTAATTTTTATATTACTGATACTTCAGACTTAACGGTTGCAAAAGTAAACGATATACGCAGAAAATGTTTTGATGCCGACATCAAAATGCAGGTTACCAAAAACAGCTTGATCAAAAAAGCTATGGAAGCTGCCGGCGGAGACTTTGGCGATATATATGATGTATTAAAAGGTTCATCATCTATTCTTTTCTCAAAATCAGCAACTGCTCCGGCAAAGTTGATCAAACAATTGAGAAAAGCTGGCGACAAACCGGTTTTAAAAGCAGCATATATTGATTCATCAGTATTTATTGGCGATAACCAGCTGGATACTTTGATCAAGCTGAAATCAAAAGAACAACTGATTGGCGAGATCATTGGATTACTGCAATCACCAGCAAAAAATGTTGTATCTGCTCTACAATCAGGCGGAAACACATTGGCAGGATTAGTAAAAACATTACAAGAAAGAGAAGGTTAATCCAAACACCTATAAGTTTGGTAATTAAAAACAAAGCATTACAATAAAACACAAAATAAAATGGCGGATTTAAAAGCGTTTGCTGAACAGTTGGTAAACTTAACAGTAAAAGAAGTAAACGAATTAGCTCAGATATTGAAAGATGAGTATGGCATTGAGCCTGCTGCTGCTGCTGTTGCAGTTGCTGCTGCTCCTGCTGGTGGCGATGACGCTCCTGCAGCTGCTGCTGAGCAAACAGCATTTGACGTTATCCTGAAAGAAGCAGGTGGCCAAAAATTAGCTGTAGTTAAATTAGTAAAAGACCTTACCGGCCTTGGCTTGAAAGAAGCTAAAGATCTTGTTGACGGTGCACCTAAAGAATTAAAAACTGGTGTATCTAAAGAAGAAGCTCAAACTTTGAAAGCTCAATTAGAAGAAGCCGGAGCGGTAGTTGAGGTTAAGTAATTTAACCCATACAAAAAAGCACAGAGACTCCGACCTGTTTTGGTCGGGGTCTATTGCTGTTTATATACTTTAGATAGGAGACGTGAGATTTGAGATTTTAGCCAATTTGGCCTAAAATTTGCTAATCTCATATCTCACATCTCAAATCTCACATCTAACAGTTAACTAAATTTATAATACCTTGGCAAACCAAATTAATCAAAGAGTTAACTTTGCAACCAGCCGGAAGGTACTTGAATACCCCGATTTTCTGGATGTTCAGTTGCAATCTTTCCAGGAATTTTTTCAATTAGAAACTACTTCAGACAACCGCCACAAAGAAGGTTTGTTTAAAGTATTTGCTGAAAATTTTCCGATTTCCGATTCAAGGAACATATTCGTTCTTGAATTTTTGGATTACTTTATTGACCCGCCACGTTATGATATACGCGAGTGTATTGAGCGCGGCTTAACTTACAGCGTGCCTTTAAAGGCAAAGCTGCGCCTGTCATGTAACGATGCCGAGCACGAAGATTTCGAAACCATAGTTCAGGACGTGTATCTGGGTACCATCCCTTACATGACCCCTAAAGGTACTTTCGTTATCAACGGTGCCGAGCGTGTTATTGTATCGCAGTTACACCGTTCGCCTGGTGTATTCTTTGGTCAAAGCCGCCACACTAACGGTACCAAATTATACTCTGCCCGTGTTATTCCTTTCAAAGGTTCATGGATTGAGTTTGCTACCGACGTTAACAACGTAATGTACGCTTATATTGACCGTAAGAAAAAATTCCCGGTTACTACCTTACTACGTGCCATTGGTTACGATTCTGATAAAGATATATTAGAGTTATTTGAACTGGCCGACGAAGTTAAAGTGAGCAAATCTGGCCTGAAGAAATTTATTGGCCGTAAGCTTGCTGCAAGGGTGCTGAAAAAATGGGTGGAAGATTTTGTGGATGAGGATACCGGTGAAGTAGTTTCTATTGACCGTAACGAAATCATTCTTGAGCGTGAAACCGTGTTAGAAGATGATCACATTGATATGATCATTGACGCGGGCGTTAAAACCATTATCCTTAACAAGGAGGATAGCGCATCAAGCGGTGATTACACCATTATATATAATACATTACAAAAAGATACTTCAAACTCAGAGAAAGAGGCGGTTGAGCACATTTACCGTCAATTGCGTAATGCTGAACCACCTGATGAAGAAACCGCACGCGGTATTATTGACAGGTTGTTCTTCTCTGACAAACGTTATGACCTGGGTGATGTGGGCCGCTACCGCATTAACCGCAAGTTGAAACTGGATACTTCAGAAGAGATCAAAGTTTTAACCAAGCAGGACATTATTGCGATTGTTAAGTACCTTATCAAGTTGATCAACTCAAAAGCTGAGGTGGATGATATTGATCACTTGTCAAACCGTCGTGTTCGTACAGTAGGTGAGCAGTTATATGCTCAGTTTGGCGTTGGTTTGGCCCGTATGGCCCGTACCATCCGCGAGCGTATGAACATCCGCGACAATGAGGTATTTACACCAACCGACCTGATCAACGCACGTACACTATCATCTGTGATCAACTCGTTCTTCGGAACCAACCAGTTATCACAGTTCATGGACCAAACCAATCCACTGGCAGAGATCACGCACAAGCGTCGTCTGTCAGCCTTAGGTCCCGGTGGTCTTTCTCGTGAGCGTGCAGGTTTCGAGGTTCGTGACGTTCACTATACCCACTACGGTAGGTTGTGTACTATTGAAACACCGGAGGGTCCAAACATTGGTTTGATCTCTTCATTGTGTGTTCACGCTAAGATCAACAACTTAGGTTTCATTGAAACACCATACAAACGCGTTATTGATGGTAAAGTACAGGTTCAGGAACCGGTAATTTACTTATCAGCTGAAGACGAAGATGGTAAAACTATCGGTCAGGCTAACGCAGTATATGATGATAAAGGCGAGTTTGCTACGCCAAGGGTAAAAGCTCGTTTTGAAGGTGACTTCCCTATTATTGAGCCTGAGCGTTTGGATTTGATGGACGTTGCGCCGAACCAGATCACATCAATTGCAGCTTCATTAATTCCGTTCCTGGAGCATGATGATGCTAACCGTGCGTTGATGGGTTCAAACATGCAACGCCAGGCCGTACCACTATTGCGCCCTGAGGCGCCAATTGTGGGTACCGGTTTGG encodes the following:
- the nusG gene encoding transcription termination/antitermination protein NusG, whose protein sequence is MSDQLKWYVVRAISGKEKKVKQYIDAEINRLGISHLVPQVLIPTEKYYQMRDGKKIAKERNYFPGYVLMEAALDGELEHIIKNINSVIGFLGDKAGNAIPLRQAEVNRILGKVDEMTAQGETMNVPYYVGENVKVMDGPFNGFSGVIEEVNEEKKKLKVMVKIFGRRTPLELNYMQVEKE
- the rplA gene encoding 50S ribosomal protein L1, translated to MARLTKNQKVALSKIEANKAYSLQDASALVKELTLTKFDSSVDIDVRLGVDPRKANQMVRGIATLPHGTGKTVRVLALVTPDKEQEAKDAGADFVGLDEFIAKIEGGWTDVDIIITMPSVMAKVGRLGRILGPRNLMPNPKSGTVTTEVGKAVTDVKGGKIDFKVDKTGIIHTSIGKSSFPAEKIYENALEVLQTISKLKPSAAKGTYFKSIHLSSTMSPGIEIETKTVTGI
- the rplL gene encoding 50S ribosomal protein L7/L12, yielding MADLKAFAEQLVNLTVKEVNELAQILKDEYGIEPAAAAVAVAAAPAGGDDAPAAAAEQTAFDVILKEAGGQKLAVVKLVKDLTGLGLKEAKDLVDGAPKELKTGVSKEEAQTLKAQLEEAGAVVEVK
- the rplJ gene encoding 50S ribosomal protein L10; the encoded protein is MTKEEKYDLVLALTETMKEYGNFYITDTSDLTVAKVNDIRRKCFDADIKMQVTKNSLIKKAMEAAGGDFGDIYDVLKGSSSILFSKSATAPAKLIKQLRKAGDKPVLKAAYIDSSVFIGDNQLDTLIKLKSKEQLIGEIIGLLQSPAKNVVSALQSGGNTLAGLVKTLQEREG
- the rpoB gene encoding DNA-directed RNA polymerase subunit beta, producing MANQINQRVNFATSRKVLEYPDFLDVQLQSFQEFFQLETTSDNRHKEGLFKVFAENFPISDSRNIFVLEFLDYFIDPPRYDIRECIERGLTYSVPLKAKLRLSCNDAEHEDFETIVQDVYLGTIPYMTPKGTFVINGAERVIVSQLHRSPGVFFGQSRHTNGTKLYSARVIPFKGSWIEFATDVNNVMYAYIDRKKKFPVTTLLRAIGYDSDKDILELFELADEVKVSKSGLKKFIGRKLAARVLKKWVEDFVDEDTGEVVSIDRNEIILERETVLEDDHIDMIIDAGVKTIILNKEDSASSGDYTIIYNTLQKDTSNSEKEAVEHIYRQLRNAEPPDEETARGIIDRLFFSDKRYDLGDVGRYRINRKLKLDTSEEIKVLTKQDIIAIVKYLIKLINSKAEVDDIDHLSNRRVRTVGEQLYAQFGVGLARMARTIRERMNIRDNEVFTPTDLINARTLSSVINSFFGTNQLSQFMDQTNPLAEITHKRRLSALGPGGLSRERAGFEVRDVHYTHYGRLCTIETPEGPNIGLISSLCVHAKINNLGFIETPYKRVIDGKVQVQEPVIYLSAEDEDGKTIGQANAVYDDKGEFATPRVKARFEGDFPIIEPERLDLMDVAPNQITSIAASLIPFLEHDDANRALMGSNMQRQAVPLLRPEAPIVGTGLEGRVAKDSRTLINAEGNGVVEYVDANQIVIKYDRNEDDRLVSFDGDSKSYILTKFKKTNQSTTINLKPIVKKGQRVEKGQVLCEGYATQDGELALGRNLKVAFMPWQGYNFEDAIVISERVVSQDIFTSLHVEEFELEVRDTKRGEEELTADIPNVSEEATKDLDEDGIIRVGAEVKEGDILIGKITPKGESDPSPEEKLLRAIFGDKAGDVKDASLKTPPSIAGVVIDTKLFSRAKKTTKAEEKAQIDKLDTKHEKAVRDLRSALVEKLFEIVNGKTSQGVQNVYKELLIAKGVKFTQKILTELNYENINPTKWTTDEDKNEQIKMLLHNFNIKLNEELGAYRRDKFAISVGDELPSGIVQMAKVYIAKKRKLKVGDKMAGRHGNKGIVARIVRDEDMPFLEDGTPVDIVLNPLGVPSRMNLGQIYETVLGWAGKELGVKFATPIFDGASHDEVEEWVKKAGIPESGRTYLYNGLTGDRFDQQTTVGIIYMLKLGHMVDDKMHARSIGPYSLITQQPLGGKAQFGGQRFGEMEVWALEAFGAANILQEILTVKSDDVVGRAKTYEAIVKGENLPTPSVPESFNVLVHELRGLGLDITLD
- the rplK gene encoding 50S ribosomal protein L11 translates to MAKEVGAMVKLQVKGGAANPSPPIGPALGAKGVNIMEFCKQFNARTQDRPGKVLPVVITVYVDKSFDFIIKTPPVAIQLMEATGLKSGSAEPNRKKVASVNWEQVETIAKDKMTDLNAFTVESAMKMVAGTARSMGITVSGTAPWNNN
- the secE gene encoding preprotein translocase subunit SecE, with the protein product MAGVSEYIKESYIELTQKVTWPTWKELQSSAILVLIAAVIIALLIFGMDQIIGTLLNKFYSSLA
- the tuf gene encoding elongation factor Tu, with amino-acid sequence MAKEKFDRSKPHLNIGTIGHVDHGKTTLTAAITKVLADAGLSEARSFDSIDSAPEEKERGITINTAHVEYSTANRHYAHVDCPGHADYVKNMVTGAAQMDGAIIVVAATDGPMPQTREHILLARQVGVPALVVFMNKVDMVDDPELLELVEMEVRELLSFYEFPGDDIPVIQGSALGGLNGDPKWVGKIMELMDAVDSYIPIPPRLTDLPFLMPVEDVFSITGRGTVATGRIERGVINSGEQVDILGMGAENLKSTVTGVEMFRKILDRGEAGDNVGLLLRGIEKTDIRRGMVICKPGSVTPHTDFKAEVYVLSKAEGGRHTPFFNKYRPQFYFRTTDVTGEISLEPGVEMVMPGDNVTITVKLINAIAMEKGLRFAIREGGRTVGAGQVTEILN